A genomic stretch from Amycolatopsis sp. 195334CR includes:
- a CDS encoding patatin family protein — MTNRKSGHRLLSVLAERVAGGSRPGARRDGYRVALAIEGGGMRGTVSAGMALALQELGLLPAFDAVYGSSAGAISGAWLLSSRPEGLHGWTDPTFARALIRKRNLLRARPVVDVEQLVEVVYTQQFPLDYSSVLANPIEFHPLATDVADGAPVDLHDRLTEERDLRLALRASAAMPVLAGRPVAIGSALYYDAGVAESIPFRQALRDGATHVLVLRSRRRVDRAPERERPSLAYRLVARFGMRRYRELKAVFLTGDAQLAAADLLLARYDADEDHEGPALLSIRPSDASPWISRLESNGGVLRTAFEAGREAVLRTGLLGPLPST, encoded by the coding sequence GTGACGAACAGGAAATCCGGGCACCGGCTGCTGTCGGTGCTCGCCGAACGGGTGGCCGGGGGCAGCAGACCGGGTGCCCGCCGGGACGGGTACCGCGTGGCGCTGGCCATCGAGGGCGGCGGCATGCGCGGCACGGTGTCGGCGGGCATGGCGCTGGCGCTCCAGGAACTCGGGCTGCTGCCGGCGTTCGACGCGGTCTACGGCTCGTCGGCGGGCGCGATCTCCGGGGCGTGGCTGCTGTCCAGCCGGCCGGAAGGATTGCACGGCTGGACCGACCCGACCTTCGCGCGGGCGCTGATCCGCAAGCGCAACCTGCTGCGCGCCCGGCCGGTGGTCGACGTCGAGCAGCTCGTCGAAGTGGTGTACACCCAGCAGTTCCCGCTCGACTACAGCTCGGTGCTGGCGAACCCGATCGAGTTCCACCCGCTGGCCACCGACGTGGCCGACGGCGCTCCGGTGGACCTGCACGACCGGCTCACCGAGGAACGCGACCTGCGGCTCGCGCTGCGGGCGAGCGCGGCGATGCCGGTGCTCGCGGGACGGCCGGTGGCGATCGGCTCCGCGCTCTACTACGACGCCGGGGTGGCCGAGTCGATCCCGTTCCGGCAGGCGCTGCGCGACGGGGCCACGCACGTGCTGGTGCTGCGGTCGCGGCGCCGGGTGGACCGGGCGCCCGAACGGGAACGGCCGTCGCTCGCGTACCGGCTGGTGGCCCGGTTCGGCATGCGCCGCTACCGCGAGCTGAAGGCCGTGTTCCTCACCGGGGACGCCCAGCTCGCCGCCGCCGACCTGCTGCTCGCCCGGTACGACGCGGACGAGGACCACGAGGGTCCGGCCCTGCTGTCGATCCGGCCGTCCGACGCGTCACCGTGGATCAGCCGCCTCGAATCCAACGGCGGTGTGCTGCGCACCGCCTTCGAAGCGGGACGGGAAGCCGTGCTGCGCACCGGTTTGCTGGGCCCCCTGCCCAGTACCTAG
- a CDS encoding TetR/AcrR family transcriptional regulator, translating into MTESTSPTRHQLVAGAADMMRRRGLNATSVREVAKHSRTPQGSTYHYFPGGKQQLATEAVRFAGDSVAGILAAKLEAGPVAGLRAFFQLWREILTSTDFQAGCPVLAAAVEAPPDGERPEVLDAATAAFTGWETQLADSMRHHGADADAAGSVATLIVAAAEGAVAMCRAQHHTRPLDRVAAELEILVGKAIDG; encoded by the coding sequence ATGACCGAGTCGACCTCGCCCACCCGGCACCAGCTCGTCGCCGGAGCGGCCGACATGATGCGCCGCCGCGGGCTCAACGCGACCAGCGTCCGCGAGGTCGCCAAGCACTCACGGACACCGCAGGGCTCGACCTACCACTACTTCCCCGGCGGCAAGCAGCAGCTGGCCACCGAAGCGGTCCGCTTCGCCGGGGACAGCGTGGCCGGGATCCTCGCCGCGAAGCTCGAAGCCGGACCCGTCGCCGGGCTGCGCGCCTTTTTCCAGCTGTGGCGCGAAATCCTCACCAGCACCGACTTCCAGGCGGGCTGCCCGGTGCTCGCCGCCGCCGTCGAGGCGCCACCGGACGGGGAACGCCCCGAGGTCCTCGACGCCGCGACCGCCGCGTTCACCGGCTGGGAAACGCAGCTCGCCGACTCGATGCGCCACCACGGGGCCGACGCCGACGCGGCCGGGAGTGTGGCCACCCTCATCGTCGCCGCGGCCGAGGGCGCGGTGGCCATGTGCCGTGCCCAGCACCACACCCGTCCGCTCGACCGCGTGGCCGCCGAACTCGAAATACTGGTGGGGAAGGCGATCGACGGTTGA
- a CDS encoding zinc-binding dehydrogenase, whose amino-acid sequence MRELTYVAKRTVEWREVPDPVLRSDRDAVVAPVAATPCDVDSAILAGHGPIAPPFAIGHECVARVVETGDAITHVAPGDLVVVPWAISCGACDRCRAGLTAHCTAVPHMAMFGAPIGGSWGGLFSDLVRVPWADAMLVPLPAGLDPVAMASASDNWSLAWRLVAPHLREKPGARVLVVARGSIGLYVCDIARALGAGDVLYVDPDPAHRALAETYGARTAEAIEPIHHGFELAVESTGRVDQLALALRSLVPEGFCESAGNHFRPGELPLLEMYLTGVSLRIARDNVRTHLPRALDLARSGEVDPRRVVSDVLDWEQLPEALPERHLKPVFVRSGPQGGG is encoded by the coding sequence ATGCGTGAACTGACCTACGTCGCCAAGCGGACCGTCGAGTGGCGCGAGGTGCCCGACCCGGTGCTCCGGTCGGACCGCGACGCCGTGGTGGCGCCGGTCGCGGCGACCCCGTGCGATGTCGATTCGGCGATCCTGGCCGGGCACGGGCCGATCGCGCCGCCCTTCGCCATCGGGCACGAATGCGTGGCGCGGGTGGTGGAGACCGGCGACGCGATCACGCACGTGGCACCCGGTGACCTGGTCGTCGTGCCGTGGGCGATCAGCTGCGGTGCCTGCGACCGCTGCCGCGCCGGGCTGACCGCGCACTGCACCGCGGTCCCGCACATGGCGATGTTCGGCGCCCCCATCGGCGGGAGCTGGGGCGGGTTGTTCTCGGACCTGGTCCGGGTGCCCTGGGCGGACGCGATGCTGGTGCCGCTGCCCGCCGGGCTCGACCCGGTGGCGATGGCCTCGGCGAGCGACAACTGGTCGCTGGCGTGGCGGCTGGTCGCCCCGCACCTGCGCGAGAAGCCGGGCGCGCGGGTGCTGGTCGTCGCCCGCGGCAGCATCGGGCTCTACGTCTGCGACATCGCCCGCGCGCTGGGCGCGGGGGACGTGCTCTACGTCGACCCGGACCCGGCGCACCGCGCGCTCGCCGAGACCTACGGCGCGCGCACCGCCGAGGCGATCGAACCGATTCACCACGGCTTCGAGCTGGCCGTCGAGTCCACCGGCCGGGTCGACCAGCTCGCGCTGGCGCTGCGATCACTGGTGCCGGAAGGGTTCTGCGAAAGCGCGGGCAACCACTTCCGGCCGGGCGAGTTGCCGCTGCTGGAGATGTACCTGACCGGGGTCTCGCTGCGCATCGCCCGCGACAACGTCCGGACGCACCTGCCGCGGGCGCTCGACCTCGCCCGGTCCGGCGAGGTCGACCCGCGCCGGGTGGTGTCCGACGTGCTGGACTGGGAACAACTGCCCGAAGCCCTGCCCGAGCGCCACCTGAAACCGGTGTTCGTCCGGTCAGGTCCGCAGGGCGGGGGGTGA
- a CDS encoding FAD-dependent monooxygenase: protein MTGKAVVVGGGIGGMAAALGLRRVGWDVTVVERAAELADVGAGISLHLNGLRALDELGAGAAVRAAGWQQRATSTLTPAGKVLARLTVTDPDYMPLGLPRAALHRALRDALPADALRIGAEVSSVDTSGSVKLADEVLDADVIVAADGVHSRLRAQLFPGHPGAVYSGSTVLRAITAQPVELASDFELTWGRGAEFGHIVFADGLTEWHAVLTEPAGTRFTDPIAELRRRFDGWHEPISAFLAATDPETVLHHDIHEISTPLPSYRAGRVVLLGDAAHAMVPNLGQGACQALEDAVVLAAALAESPDVDAALDRYDAERRPRSQAIARAARQASRMGQQLTHPVGVALRNTALRLVPPGLSARAVMRYAAWSPPALRT, encoded by the coding sequence ATGACCGGGAAAGCTGTTGTCGTCGGCGGGGGAATCGGCGGCATGGCCGCCGCGCTCGGGCTCCGGCGCGTGGGCTGGGACGTGACCGTCGTCGAGCGCGCCGCCGAACTGGCCGACGTGGGCGCTGGAATCTCCTTGCACCTCAACGGGTTGCGCGCGCTGGACGAGCTCGGCGCCGGCGCGGCGGTGCGGGCGGCGGGCTGGCAGCAGCGCGCCACATCCACGCTCACCCCTGCCGGGAAGGTGCTCGCACGCCTGACCGTGACCGATCCGGACTACATGCCGCTCGGCCTTCCCCGCGCCGCATTGCATCGCGCGCTTCGGGACGCGCTTCCCGCCGACGCACTGCGCATCGGCGCCGAGGTGTCCTCTGTGGACACATCCGGTTCGGTGAAGCTGGCCGACGAAGTCCTCGACGCCGATGTGATCGTTGCCGCCGACGGGGTGCACAGCCGCCTGCGCGCGCAGTTGTTCCCCGGCCACCCGGGCGCGGTCTACAGCGGCTCGACCGTGTTGCGCGCGATCACCGCACAGCCCGTCGAGCTGGCCAGCGACTTCGAACTGACCTGGGGCCGCGGCGCGGAGTTCGGCCACATCGTGTTCGCCGACGGCCTGACCGAGTGGCACGCCGTGCTCACCGAACCCGCCGGGACCCGTTTCACCGACCCGATCGCCGAACTGCGGCGGCGGTTCGACGGCTGGCACGAGCCGATCTCCGCGTTCCTGGCCGCGACCGACCCGGAAACCGTGCTGCACCACGACATCCACGAGATCAGCACGCCGTTGCCGAGCTACCGGGCCGGTCGTGTGGTCCTGCTCGGCGACGCCGCCCACGCGATGGTGCCGAACCTGGGTCAGGGCGCGTGCCAGGCCTTGGAGGACGCGGTCGTGCTCGCCGCCGCGCTCGCCGAATCCCCGGACGTCGACGCCGCATTGGACCGTTACGACGCGGAACGCCGTCCCCGCAGCCAGGCCATCGCCCGCGCCGCGAGGCAGGCGAGCCGGATGGGCCAGCAACTGACGCACCCGGTGGGGGTAGCCCTGCGCAACACTGCTTTGCGCCTGGTGCCACCGGGATTGAGCGCACGCGCGGTCATGCGGTACGCGGCGTGGTCACCCCCCGCCCTGCGGACCTGA
- a CDS encoding TetR/AcrR family transcriptional regulator, whose amino-acid sequence MPRGVAIPEVRQQLFAVVEQVVVRDGPGKLSGRAITGEAGVATGLLYAHFTDFDGFLAAYAVDRSFLISAAAAALPERAGTGSVSGNVADALLSTPPTTLLALTRLIVARPQLPDLVRAVLGDRTAGLEAVENAAGAYLAEEQRLGRLTAGADPGALALAAVGVLQRITLDAATDTEARVRATVTALLDPVTTATPLG is encoded by the coding sequence GTGCCCAGAGGCGTTGCCATTCCCGAGGTCAGGCAGCAGCTGTTCGCCGTGGTCGAGCAGGTGGTGGTCCGCGACGGCCCGGGCAAGCTCAGCGGCCGGGCGATCACCGGCGAGGCCGGGGTGGCCACCGGCCTGCTGTACGCGCACTTCACCGACTTCGACGGTTTCCTGGCCGCCTACGCCGTCGACCGGAGCTTCCTGATTTCCGCCGCGGCGGCCGCGCTGCCCGAGCGGGCCGGCACGGGCTCGGTCTCGGGGAACGTGGCCGACGCCCTGCTGTCGACCCCGCCGACGACCCTGCTCGCCCTGACCCGGCTCATCGTGGCCCGGCCGCAGCTGCCGGACCTCGTCCGCGCGGTCCTCGGTGACCGGACGGCGGGACTCGAAGCCGTCGAGAACGCCGCGGGTGCCTATCTCGCCGAGGAACAACGCCTCGGCAGGCTCACCGCGGGGGCGGACCCGGGCGCACTGGCGCTCGCGGCGGTCGGTGTGCTGCAACGCATCACGCTCGACGCCGCCACGGACACCGAAGCCCGAGTCCGCGCGACCGTCACCGCCTTGCTGGATCCGGTCACCACCGCCACCCCGCTCGGTTAG
- a CDS encoding FAD-dependent oxidoreductase, which translates to MENGRVVVVGAGIAGLAAALRLHRDGRDVLVVERAPGRRSSGYMVNLAGIGYDAAEALGLGPALAERDLGAFTSILVKADGRKKFTVPAAVAQAAVGPRMLTVFRGDLESVLYEQVRDTVEIRFGTTVTGITQDEHQVRVSLSDGTTESADLLVGADGLHSRVRELVFGTDFEVDLGHVVGAFPLAEVPVDVPPGAGTTFIGPGRTAAVLNLGPDRSSAFFTYRAEDSEAELALGPAAALSRAFGDLGGGVPGALRQLDENAYFDSVCQVVMDQWHRGRVVLLGDSAWCVTLFAGYGAALALAGADRLGSTLDEHAEVPAALAAWEAGLRAEVTKRQALARKGISQFVPSGKAEIWGRDLMMRAIRLPGVSTLIRRSIERANR; encoded by the coding sequence GTGGAGAACGGGCGAGTGGTGGTCGTCGGAGCGGGGATCGCCGGGCTGGCGGCGGCGTTGAGGCTGCACCGGGACGGCCGGGACGTGCTCGTGGTGGAGCGCGCCCCCGGCCGCCGCAGCAGCGGGTACATGGTGAACCTGGCGGGCATCGGCTACGACGCGGCCGAGGCACTGGGGCTGGGGCCCGCGCTGGCCGAGCGCGACCTCGGCGCGTTCACCTCGATCCTGGTCAAGGCGGACGGGCGCAAGAAGTTCACCGTGCCGGCCGCGGTGGCGCAGGCCGCGGTGGGGCCGCGGATGCTCACGGTGTTCCGCGGCGACCTGGAATCCGTGCTGTACGAGCAGGTCCGCGACACCGTCGAGATCCGGTTCGGCACCACGGTCACCGGGATCACCCAGGACGAGCACCAGGTGCGGGTGTCGCTGAGCGACGGCACGACCGAATCGGCGGACCTGCTCGTCGGCGCGGACGGCCTGCACTCCCGGGTTCGCGAACTCGTCTTCGGCACGGACTTCGAGGTGGATCTGGGGCACGTGGTCGGCGCGTTCCCGCTGGCCGAGGTGCCGGTGGACGTGCCGCCCGGCGCGGGGACCACGTTCATCGGCCCTGGTCGCACGGCGGCGGTGCTGAACCTCGGGCCGGACCGGTCGTCGGCCTTCTTCACCTACCGCGCCGAGGATTCCGAGGCCGAGCTGGCGCTGGGACCGGCGGCCGCGCTGTCCCGCGCGTTCGGCGACCTGGGCGGCGGTGTGCCCGGCGCGCTCCGGCAGCTCGACGAGAACGCCTACTTCGATTCCGTGTGCCAGGTGGTGATGGACCAGTGGCACCGCGGGCGGGTCGTGCTGCTCGGTGATTCCGCCTGGTGCGTGACCTTGTTCGCCGGTTACGGCGCTGCGCTCGCCCTCGCCGGCGCCGACCGGCTGGGGTCCACTTTGGATGAACACGCCGAGGTGCCCGCCGCGCTGGCCGCGTGGGAGGCGGGCCTGCGCGCCGAGGTCACCAAGCGGCAGGCACTGGCGCGCAAGGGGATCAGCCAGTTCGTCCCGTCCGGCAAGGCGGAGATCTGGGGCCGCGACCTGATGATGCGGGCGATCCGGCTCCCCGGCGTCAGCACCCTGATCCGGCGGTCGATCGAACGGGCGAACCGCTGA